One Nitrososphaerota archaeon DNA segment encodes these proteins:
- a CDS encoding ArsR family transcriptional regulator: protein MRQRDMSVTEITNALGQEQSMISHNLTPLVRCGLVFVEQHWKERIYSLNHETMEPLFRIMSDHFDRYCAKKNGETNCTTTKKMANS from the coding sequence CTGAGGCAACGAGACATGAGCGTCACAGAAATCACGAACGCGCTAGGACAAGAGCAAAGCATGATCTCGCACAACCTGACACCTCTAGTACGATGCGGCCTCGTCTTCGTAGAGCAACACTGGAAGGAGCGAATCTACTCACTCAACCACGAGACTATGGAACCACTCTTCCGAATAATGTCAGACCACTTCGACAGATACTGCGCAAAGAAAAACGGTGAAACCAACTGCACTACGACGAAAAAGATGGCGAACAGCTAG
- the cca gene encoding CCA tRNA nucleotidyltransferase codes for MSRLDEVIGKAGRLVEPTRREENDVRRVAEELRRRVEEAAKDAEGAVSVELGGSYAKGTWLKGFVDIDIFVKFSTGLSKKRLEEVGIEIGRISLEGHRWFLRYSEHPYVEGVMDGIKVNVVACYNVAEGRWQSAADRSPYHTKLILSRFDDRMRSEVRLLKRFMRGTGLYGAEIRTQGFSGYVCEVLILKYGSFRGVLEAASKFREGEFISIKEVGEEVKKLVRTPLIILDPVDPARNLGAAISLEKAASLVLASKAFLEDPRIVFFTGRESGDIHRRLERSPLLGSVLVAVFRHEPRMVDILWGQLKRSERKLAGQLSKAGFNVLRSASVSDEGGSSGFVFLLESLELPKAQVKIGPKVEMGQDVETFLKRNQKRMKILWVGRDWRVYGLGERRYYWAAELLEALLAGKVSGSGVAPGLKREVEASSKILLGSESVEYAGDRRWLLEGLWKVVSTDEYSFGSG; via the coding sequence ATGAGTCGGTTGGATGAGGTTATTGGAAAGGCAGGGAGACTGGTTGAGCCGACGCGCAGAGAAGAGAATGATGTTAGGCGTGTGGCTGAGGAGCTTCGGCGCCGCGTTGAGGAGGCTGCCAAGGATGCGGAGGGTGCTGTTTCGGTTGAGCTCGGCGGGTCTTATGCTAAGGGGACTTGGCTGAAGGGTTTTGTGGACATTGATATCTTTGTGAAGTTCTCTACGGGTCTTTCCAAGAAGCGGCTTGAAGAAGTTGGGATAGAGATTGGGCGGATATCTTTAGAGGGACACAGATGGTTTCTCCGCTACTCAGAGCATCCCTACGTTGAGGGAGTTATGGATGGGATTAAGGTTAACGTCGTAGCATGTTACAATGTTGCTGAGGGTAGGTGGCAGAGTGCGGCCGATAGGTCACCGTATCACACCAAGCTGATTCTTTCTCGCTTCGATGATCGGATGCGGAGCGAGGTTCGGCTTCTCAAACGGTTTATGCGTGGAACAGGTCTGTATGGTGCTGAGATTAGGACCCAGGGCTTCAGCGGCTACGTGTGCGAAGTTTTGATTCTGAAGTACGGATCGTTCCGCGGAGTCCTTGAAGCGGCTTCAAAGTTCCGGGAAGGTGAGTTCATCAGCATCAAAGAGGTTGGAGAGGAGGTTAAGAAGCTGGTTCGGACGCCGTTGATTATTCTTGATCCAGTGGATCCGGCTAGGAACCTCGGAGCTGCCATTTCACTGGAGAAGGCGGCTTCGTTAGTGCTTGCGTCCAAAGCCTTCCTTGAAGATCCTCGGATAGTTTTCTTCACGGGGAGAGAATCTGGTGACATTCATCGCCGGCTTGAGAGGTCTCCGCTTCTCGGGAGTGTTCTGGTGGCGGTCTTTAGGCATGAGCCTAGGATGGTGGATATTTTGTGGGGGCAGTTGAAGCGGAGTGAGCGCAAGTTGGCTGGGCAGCTCTCTAAAGCAGGGTTTAACGTGTTAAGGAGCGCTTCGGTGAGTGATGAAGGTGGGTCTAGTGGCTTCGTCTTTCTGCTGGAGTCGCTGGAGCTGCCTAAGGCTCAGGTTAAGATTGGCCCTAAGGTTGAGATGGGCCAAGATGTGGAGACGTTTCTTAAGCGGAACCAGAAGCGGATGAAGATTCTCTGGGTTGGAAGGGATTGGCGTGTCTATGGGCTCGGTGAGAGACGGTACTACTGGGCGGCTGAGCTGCTTGAGGCGTTGCTTGCAGGCAAGGTTTCTGGTTCTGGAGTAGCACCGGGGTTGAAGAGGGAGGTCGAAGCCAGCTCCAAGATACTGCTGGGCAGTGAATCTGTGGAGTACGCCGGAGACCGTCGATGGCTTCTGGAGGGATTGTGGAAGGTTGTCTCAACAGACGAATATAGTTTCGGTTCCGGTTAA
- a CDS encoding undecaprenyl diphosphate synthase family protein: MKEKPSDEMTLKGFRRLSYPKIREIVRQKGRPKTVMVVPDNIRRTGIAYWGMHPDAPDFEDQLFRRLNIPYIRLLENIFKTGVKTIVAPSLTHGNLQRSDKYIKTHLRYANYMVYKGEPWLNFYKRSGVRVKIYGDRDLFNRVASAHGYPEVINWCDEIEQETSKNKDHLLLWGLACSATPETERLVNLGIEFFQKTGQRPTQEDLVKIYFGEPIDPIDIFLRPGELRDSDCQPPLIGGRSEMYFPAAPLTELKSDFFKDVLYDYIFCRIRSFSRKEYRDTDTAPDVVEKVKHHFEARRGSIIGVGERIGRFWLPKEAS, from the coding sequence TTGAAAGAGAAACCGAGTGATGAGATGACGCTTAAAGGCTTCAGAAGGCTCTCATATCCGAAGATCAGGGAAATCGTGCGTCAAAAAGGTCGCCCTAAAACTGTTATGGTGGTTCCCGACAACATCAGAAGAACCGGGATTGCATATTGGGGGATGCACCCCGACGCGCCTGACTTTGAAGACCAGTTGTTTCGCCGCCTGAACATTCCCTACATCAGGTTACTGGAGAACATCTTCAAAACCGGCGTCAAAACTATAGTTGCACCCAGCCTTACGCATGGAAATCTTCAGAGATCAGATAAATACATCAAAACCCACCTACGCTACGCCAACTATATGGTCTACAAAGGCGAACCGTGGCTAAACTTCTACAAACGAAGCGGCGTACGCGTCAAAATATATGGTGATCGCGATCTCTTCAACCGAGTCGCCTCGGCTCACGGCTACCCCGAGGTCATAAATTGGTGCGATGAGATTGAACAGGAAACCTCGAAAAACAAGGATCATCTGCTGCTTTGGGGTCTAGCCTGTTCTGCAACGCCCGAAACGGAGCGACTGGTCAACCTAGGCATCGAGTTCTTCCAGAAAACAGGCCAACGTCCGACACAGGAGGATCTGGTGAAGATTTACTTCGGCGAGCCGATTGATCCTATCGACATATTTCTGAGACCTGGAGAGCTGCGCGACAGCGACTGCCAGCCGCCGCTTATAGGCGGACGATCCGAAATGTACTTTCCGGCGGCACCTTTAACCGAGCTGAAGAGCGACTTTTTCAAAGATGTGTTGTATGACTATATATTCTGCCGAATCCGATCCTTCAGCCGGAAGGAGTATCGTGACACCGATACTGCTCCTGACGTAGTTGAGAAGGTGAAGCACCACTTCGAGGCGCGCCGCGGCTCCATCATCGGAGTAGGAGAACGAATCGGCAGGTTCTGGCTGCCGAAGGAGGCGAGCTGA
- a CDS encoding PEP-utilizing enzyme: MKNAGKEPFVKVGRGSIAYFGKQPVEGVVKEVETLEDIVALTEGEVDGKVLLVKKAGVTGLIPILPTIKAIICTTGGVGSHLAILTREFGIPCVVGVKLDPGMTYDGRRIRISSQDGFGEVALRKEGQ, translated from the coding sequence GTGAAGAATGCTGGTAAAGAGCCGTTTGTGAAAGTTGGAAGAGGCTCGATAGCGTATTTTGGTAAACAGCCTGTAGAAGGAGTTGTAAAGGAGGTTGAGACTCTTGAGGACATTGTCGCGCTCACGGAAGGCGAGGTTGATGGTAAAGTGCTCCTCGTAAAGAAGGCTGGCGTTACAGGTTTGATTCCAATTCTTCCCACAATTAAGGCAATTATCTGCACTACCGGAGGAGTAGGCTCTCATCTGGCCATCCTAACCCGTGAGTTCGGTATCCCCTGCGTCGTCGGCGTGAAGCTCGACCCGGGCATGACTTATGACGGGCGGCGGATTAGAATTAGTTCTCAAGACGGCTTTGGTGAAGTCGCCCTGCGGAAGGAAGGTCAATGA
- a CDS encoding type 1 glutamine amidotransferase has product MDCEHLGVLEELLMQRSVAYKYVKLFEGESIPDLEPYSGVILLGGPMNVYEEKEYPFLRHEDRLIKSALKRGTPLLGICLGAQLIAKAAGARVYRGREKEIGWYTLYLTPEARLDRLFRGFEAQMTVFQWHGDTFDVPEGGVRLAGSSLFTNQAFLIGAATYALQFHLEVSAEMIREWAECYRDDLVSLNGTVDREALLRDADRLVGALNLNASQVCENFTGLLR; this is encoded by the coding sequence GTGGATTGTGAGCACCTGGGCGTGTTAGAAGAGCTGCTCATGCAGCGAAGCGTCGCTTACAAGTATGTGAAGCTCTTTGAAGGGGAGAGTATTCCGGATTTAGAGCCTTACTCAGGCGTGATTCTTCTCGGCGGCCCGATGAATGTGTATGAAGAGAAGGAGTACCCGTTTTTGCGGCATGAAGACCGTCTGATTAAGTCAGCTTTGAAACGCGGTACGCCGCTGTTGGGGATTTGTCTCGGCGCTCAGCTTATCGCTAAGGCGGCTGGTGCCAGAGTTTACCGCGGGCGCGAGAAGGAGATAGGGTGGTACACGCTTTATTTGACTCCTGAGGCGAGGCTGGATCGTTTGTTTCGTGGGTTTGAGGCGCAGATGACTGTTTTTCAGTGGCATGGAGATACATTTGACGTTCCTGAGGGAGGTGTTCGCCTCGCTGGCAGCAGCCTTTTCACGAACCAAGCCTTTCTGATAGGTGCTGCGACCTACGCTTTGCAGTTTCATCTCGAGGTGTCTGCTGAGATGATTCGGGAATGGGCGGAGTGTTACCGGGATGATCTTGTATCTCTGAACGGAACTGTTGATCGCGAGGCTCTGCTGAGGGATGCGGATAGGTTGGTGGGGGCTTTGAATTTGAACGCGTCTCAGGTCTGTGAGAATTTTACGGGACTTCTAAGGTAA
- a CDS encoding MFS transporter — protein sequence MTNAPIHSRGLVLFGLIMGLFLSAIEMTVVSTAMPKAAVELGGTDLYSWIFGAYILLVTITGPLWGRLSDMYGRRAIYLIGVAVFLAGSMLSGAAQDMFQLVIFRVVQGVGGGALLVLTFTIVGEIYQLRERSRVQGYLSSVWAIASIVGPPAGGFIAENISWRWVFYINIPFGIMALVMVAKWLTNQKRGPSGGLDLPGTFFFTLSTSFLMIFLTEYSDLSGLTEFTFLIVSAVAMIVFFKIEASAKSPLIPLGLLLDRVLSIALVGNLLFGVAFFGMLSYVPILLQWLLGLPASDSGLLLTPSVLGWTVAAVIASRLLTKISLKPIVLTSVVLMSTGLVIIAFFHGTFAVAAGGLLVGAGMGSVVTPLLIVVQTMVNPGSLGVATALLSFMRTLGGTIGVMLMWVPIKASLDAAGLKTVTILTPQQISILSSGFQYAFLIGLAAALVCFPIYLMLPRLNLSEWDQARSASTPD from the coding sequence TTGACTAACGCGCCGATTCATTCGCGGGGGCTCGTTCTTTTTGGGTTAATTATGGGCCTCTTCCTTTCAGCCATTGAGATGACGGTGGTCTCAACAGCGATGCCTAAGGCTGCGGTGGAGCTAGGCGGCACCGATCTTTACAGCTGGATATTCGGTGCATACATACTGCTAGTCACTATCACGGGGCCTCTTTGGGGACGGCTCTCCGACATGTATGGGCGTAGGGCAATCTATTTGATAGGTGTAGCGGTCTTCCTCGCAGGCTCAATGCTTTCCGGCGCAGCTCAAGATATGTTTCAGCTAGTCATCTTTAGGGTGGTTCAAGGGGTCGGCGGCGGCGCTCTCCTTGTTCTTACCTTCACAATCGTCGGGGAAATTTATCAGCTCAGAGAGCGCAGCCGTGTTCAAGGATACCTTAGCTCAGTTTGGGCGATAGCAAGTATTGTTGGTCCGCCTGCTGGAGGCTTCATCGCCGAGAACATCAGTTGGCGCTGGGTGTTTTACATCAACATCCCCTTTGGTATTATGGCTTTGGTTATGGTAGCTAAGTGGCTGACCAATCAGAAGCGAGGTCCTAGTGGTGGTCTGGATCTGCCGGGGACCTTCTTCTTTACTCTCTCAACATCCTTCCTGATGATTTTCCTCACAGAGTATTCGGATCTGAGTGGGCTGACCGAGTTCACGTTTCTGATTGTATCTGCAGTAGCGATGATTGTGTTTTTCAAGATTGAGGCATCTGCTAAATCGCCTTTGATACCGCTTGGCCTTCTTCTGGATCGAGTGTTATCTATTGCTCTAGTGGGGAACCTGCTCTTTGGCGTAGCCTTCTTTGGTATGCTCTCCTATGTCCCGATTCTTCTGCAGTGGCTGCTTGGTCTCCCGGCCTCAGACTCTGGGCTTCTTTTGACCCCTTCTGTACTCGGGTGGACTGTAGCTGCGGTAATTGCGAGTAGACTTTTGACCAAGATATCGTTGAAGCCGATTGTACTCACAAGTGTGGTCTTGATGTCCACAGGGCTAGTCATCATCGCGTTCTTTCACGGGACGTTTGCGGTAGCGGCGGGAGGCCTGTTAGTGGGTGCGGGTATGGGGAGTGTAGTTACGCCGCTTCTCATTGTTGTGCAGACAATGGTTAACCCGGGGTCGTTAGGCGTTGCTACGGCGTTACTTAGCTTCATGAGAACGTTGGGTGGCACTATCGGTGTCATGTTGATGTGGGTTCCGATAAAGGCGTCTCTAGATGCAGCGGGGTTGAAGACAGTGACTATTCTAACGCCGCAGCAGATATCGATACTTTCAAGTGGCTTTCAATACGCATTCCTAATCGGCTTAGCTGCGGCATTGGTTTGCTTTCCGATTTACCTTATGCTACCAAGGCTGAACTTGAGCGAATGGGATCAAGCCCGCTCAGCTAGTACCCCTGATTGA
- the thpR gene encoding RNA 2',3'-cyclic phosphodiesterase, with protein sequence MRAFVAVDLGSEEVRRSVQEVQRVLERSGADVKSVEPENLHFTLQFLDEISEREADMVTAALEGLEASRFTVSFKGVGYFPSSQRISVIWVGVDEGSEEFVSLAEQVFERLLPLNFRPDKKFVPHLTICRVKTGRNKDKLLAAADRYRDVDFGTDLVSSVKLKVSQLTPRGPIYSDRSLKALA encoded by the coding sequence ATGAGAGCATTTGTTGCGGTTGATTTGGGGAGTGAGGAGGTTCGGAGGTCTGTTCAGGAGGTTCAGCGTGTTTTGGAGCGTTCTGGGGCTGATGTTAAATCTGTTGAGCCTGAGAATCTGCATTTTACGCTTCAATTCTTAGATGAGATTAGTGAGCGTGAGGCGGATATGGTTACAGCGGCTTTGGAGGGTTTGGAGGCTTCTCGGTTCACGGTTTCCTTCAAGGGTGTTGGGTATTTTCCGAGCAGTCAGCGGATTTCCGTGATTTGGGTTGGTGTTGACGAAGGGAGCGAGGAGTTTGTTAGTCTCGCTGAGCAGGTGTTTGAGAGACTTCTCCCGCTTAATTTTCGGCCTGACAAAAAGTTTGTTCCTCACCTCACAATTTGTAGGGTGAAGACTGGGAGAAACAAGGATAAGCTGCTCGCAGCCGCAGATAGATATCGAGACGTCGATTTTGGAACAGACTTGGTTTCGTCTGTCAAGCTCAAGGTGAGTCAATTGACGCCTAGAGGCCCTATTTACAGTGACCGATCCTTAAAGGCACTAGCCTAA
- a CDS encoding DUF835 domain-containing protein — translation MKSARRDLGWRFSLWAISIVMISLGDALRKSSEDYNFTLFWTKFTVLGAIVFLPTFAEFCLTFPPKKEPFRTRFLYFSIAVSVALAALLPSDILVQGLSRSSLGWLTNFGPGLILFGPAFAIISIVSFAQLVKKTHRRATYYRTHVITLGILIAVGLVTTLVPPIQEQLVDPPMLSILSLSATALLGSLVLRQKFLVIPIAETSSETARRESLEKSGSYVIIEDTPNRSIGFLTDCVMHGSPGLCITKIPPEQVRDEFKLSNTPIFWLSELDLPNTLHPTDVETLSFYAKSFYDNAKDGVLLLQGLEYLVEKNGLATVLKLMKQLKGFATKRNGMLIVSVLKDSLDQDTMSQLKAGLTQL, via the coding sequence ATTAAAAGCGCGAGACGGGATCTAGGCTGGCGTTTCTCCCTCTGGGCAATTAGCATAGTGATGATTTCTCTAGGTGATGCGTTACGGAAAAGTTCTGAAGATTACAACTTCACGCTCTTCTGGACGAAGTTCACCGTCCTTGGCGCAATAGTCTTCCTTCCAACCTTTGCAGAGTTCTGCCTAACCTTTCCGCCCAAAAAAGAGCCGTTTCGAACCAGATTTCTTTACTTCTCTATCGCAGTCAGCGTAGCCTTGGCAGCGCTTTTGCCCTCCGATATCCTCGTTCAAGGCCTTAGTCGATCTTCACTAGGTTGGCTCACTAACTTCGGCCCGGGATTAATTCTGTTCGGCCCTGCATTTGCTATAATCAGCATAGTATCCTTCGCTCAACTTGTGAAGAAAACTCATCGAAGAGCCACCTATTATCGAACCCATGTGATTACGCTAGGCATACTGATCGCAGTTGGACTTGTGACTACACTGGTTCCGCCGATTCAGGAGCAACTGGTCGATCCGCCAATGCTCAGCATCCTGTCGCTCTCAGCCACAGCGCTGCTTGGCAGTCTTGTTCTCCGCCAAAAGTTCTTGGTGATACCTATCGCGGAGACATCTTCTGAAACGGCGCGACGCGAATCTCTTGAGAAGAGTGGAAGCTACGTTATAATTGAAGATACGCCTAACAGATCTATTGGGTTCTTGACGGATTGCGTGATGCACGGCTCACCAGGTCTTTGCATCACCAAGATACCGCCTGAACAGGTTAGGGACGAGTTTAAATTATCAAATACGCCTATTTTCTGGCTTAGTGAACTGGATCTTCCAAACACGCTTCACCCTACAGACGTTGAAACTTTGTCATTCTACGCCAAATCATTTTATGATAATGCTAAAGATGGGGTTCTTCTGCTTCAAGGTTTAGAGTATCTGGTTGAGAAGAACGGCTTAGCAACTGTGTTGAAGCTTATGAAGCAGCTGAAAGGATTCGCTACCAAGCGTAACGGGATGCTGATAGTGTCTGTTCTGAAAGACTCGTTAGATCAAGACACGATGTCCCAGCTTAAAGCTGGGCTGACGCAGCTGTAA
- a CDS encoding 4a-hydroxytetrahydrobiopterin dehydratase translates to MADKSCVEYDEGTPPLSKEKAEEYLKQLSGWRLIGSTRIEKNYDFADFTEAMKFVNRVADIAEAEDHHPDILIHSWNKVRLTLSTHAVKGLSENDFILAAKIDQMIDKVI, encoded by the coding sequence TTGGCAGACAAAAGCTGCGTAGAGTATGATGAAGGAACACCTCCGTTGTCCAAAGAGAAGGCTGAGGAATATCTTAAGCAACTGAGCGGCTGGAGGCTGATTGGGTCAACGCGTATCGAGAAGAATTACGATTTCGCTGACTTCACAGAGGCGATGAAGTTCGTTAACCGCGTAGCTGATATTGCTGAGGCGGAGGATCACCACCCTGATATTTTGATCCACAGCTGGAATAAAGTGCGGCTCACCTTGTCGACTCACGCAGTGAAGGGGCTGAGCGAGAACGACTTCATCTTAGCAGCGAAAATTGATCAGATGATAGACAAGGTTATCTAA
- a CDS encoding ferritin yields the protein MASEKLLNLLNQAISQELSASIQYMWHHVMAIGMRSPEVRDKIRDIAIVEMKHAEKIAERLDYLGGVPSTKPTPIDLGTNLEEIIQKNKAKEEGAIKLYRDIIKVAGEEGDTTTRLLFEEILSDEEEHHNDFETLLEGN from the coding sequence ATGGCTTCTGAAAAGCTATTGAATCTTCTGAATCAGGCTATTTCGCAGGAACTTTCGGCTTCAATCCAGTATATGTGGCATCACGTTATGGCTATCGGGATGAGAAGTCCTGAAGTTCGAGACAAGATCCGCGACATAGCGATTGTTGAAATGAAGCATGCTGAGAAGATTGCTGAGCGTCTCGACTATCTTGGTGGTGTCCCGTCGACAAAACCTACTCCGATAGATCTAGGCACCAATCTTGAAGAAATTATACAGAAGAACAAAGCAAAGGAAGAGGGCGCGATCAAACTCTACCGTGACATCATCAAGGTCGCGGGTGAGGAGGGGGATACTACAACCCGCCTCCTCTTCGAAGAGATACTTTCAGACGAAGAGGAGCATCACAACGATTTCGAAACGCTCCTCGAAGGCAACTAA
- a CDS encoding TMEM165/GDT1 family protein: protein MQPNSIDLIAVSSAFFLIILAEMGDKTQIMTVMLAARYRAPGRIFLGSFLGEISVSLVGIVIGTAASSVIPIALIGRISGGIFILFGLFSLVSKEKDEEENEHKGQEKTANKMGIVAAFSLVAVAELGDKTQLAVIALVVESGSPASVALGVIGSFAVTSLTGVALGKSLSHFVSTGLVQKIAAISFIVIGVILLLGLL, encoded by the coding sequence ATGCAGCCTAACAGCATCGATCTCATCGCAGTATCATCCGCCTTTTTCCTGATCATACTAGCCGAGATGGGGGACAAGACGCAGATAATGACCGTGATGCTGGCTGCCAGATACAGAGCACCCGGACGCATTTTTCTCGGATCATTCCTAGGAGAGATATCAGTAAGCCTTGTCGGAATAGTAATCGGCACAGCAGCCTCGTCAGTGATACCGATAGCGCTGATAGGCAGAATATCCGGGGGCATATTCATACTCTTCGGACTCTTCAGCCTCGTGAGTAAAGAAAAAGATGAAGAAGAGAACGAGCATAAAGGACAAGAAAAGACCGCAAATAAGATGGGTATCGTTGCGGCATTCTCACTTGTCGCCGTAGCTGAGCTGGGAGACAAGACCCAGTTAGCGGTTATCGCGCTGGTAGTGGAATCCGGCTCCCCAGCTTCAGTGGCTCTAGGCGTCATAGGCAGCTTCGCAGTAACATCCTTAACGGGCGTGGCGCTCGGCAAAAGCCTCTCACACTTCGTCTCTACAGGACTAGTCCAGAAGATCGCCGCGATATCTTTCATAGTGATAGGCGTAATACTGCTCCTCGGACTACTCTAA
- a CDS encoding cyclase family protein has product MRFIDVSMMITEDMIVYPGNPNPVIQRYSSIPENKTNESLISIGSHTGTHADAKMHIQENGEGAASLPLNSFYGRCRVIDLTAVEKEIHRKDLENKPITRGDIILLKTRNSEQSSKQFRSDYTHVKIDAATYLIEKGVKTLGFDYLSVKKFEDDDEVHCILISNLTLFEGLNLAGVDEGEYIFLGLPLRINCDGAPARIILVEE; this is encoded by the coding sequence TTGAGGTTCATCGATGTTTCAATGATGATTACCGAGGACATGATTGTGTACCCGGGTAACCCAAACCCTGTTATCCAACGATACTCGTCTATACCTGAGAACAAGACCAATGAGTCACTAATATCGATTGGAAGCCACACCGGCACCCACGCAGATGCCAAGATGCATATACAAGAGAACGGAGAAGGAGCAGCATCGCTGCCGCTCAACAGTTTCTACGGAAGATGCCGGGTAATCGACCTCACCGCAGTCGAGAAGGAGATCCACCGCAAAGATTTGGAGAACAAACCAATCACACGCGGAGACATAATCCTTCTCAAAACAAGGAATTCTGAACAAAGCTCCAAGCAGTTCAGAAGCGATTACACGCATGTAAAGATAGATGCAGCAACATATCTAATCGAGAAAGGAGTCAAGACACTAGGCTTCGACTATCTCAGCGTCAAGAAGTTCGAGGACGACGATGAGGTACATTGCATCCTGATCAGCAACCTAACTCTCTTCGAAGGCCTCAACCTGGCTGGAGTAGATGAAGGCGAATACATCTTCCTAGGACTCCCACTACGCATCAACTGCGACGGGGCACCGGCCAGAATAATCCTCGTTGAAGAGTAG
- the gnd gene encoding decarboxylating 6-phosphogluconate dehydrogenase — MDKVELGIIGLGKMGGNLSLQCVDKGIRVVGTARHSKPELSDKGVKVVKNHDEFANFLTHPRKIYLSLPAGATVDKVLSEIVPHLDKGDVIMDGGNSYYKDSMRREKELAKQGIYFLDCGTSGGLDGARYGACFMVGGRDEGVRIVEPVLKRLAVEGGYIHAGGPGSGHFVKLVHNGIEFGMLQSIGEGVELMRRSNFDLDLQKIFENWIHGSVIRGWLVELMAEGLREVKSLDNVPAYVEDTGEVNWLVEDAVEQEIPIPAITQSVLELFKSRGRADDTYRAIAIMRHGFGGHPYGPGKYIADERKSSRVGSI, encoded by the coding sequence GTGGATAAAGTGGAACTTGGCATTATAGGTCTTGGAAAGATGGGTGGGAATCTTTCCCTTCAGTGTGTTGATAAAGGTATTCGAGTTGTTGGAACGGCGAGACACTCTAAACCTGAACTATCAGATAAAGGGGTTAAAGTCGTCAAGAACCACGATGAGTTCGCGAACTTCTTGACGCATCCTCGCAAGATCTACCTTTCTCTTCCGGCTGGCGCCACGGTTGACAAGGTGCTGAGCGAGATTGTTCCGCATCTGGATAAGGGAGATGTTATAATGGATGGGGGAAATTCCTACTACAAAGATTCGATGCGACGTGAAAAGGAGCTAGCGAAGCAGGGAATCTACTTCCTCGATTGCGGAACCAGCGGTGGGCTTGATGGTGCCAGGTATGGTGCCTGCTTCATGGTTGGAGGTAGAGATGAGGGGGTTCGAATAGTCGAGCCGGTTCTGAAGCGGCTCGCGGTTGAGGGCGGCTATATTCACGCTGGAGGGCCGGGAAGCGGTCATTTTGTGAAGCTGGTGCATAACGGGATTGAGTTCGGGATGCTTCAATCTATCGGTGAGGGTGTTGAGTTGATGCGTAGAAGCAACTTCGATCTTGATTTGCAGAAGATATTTGAGAACTGGATACACGGCTCAGTCATCCGAGGTTGGCTGGTTGAGTTGATGGCTGAGGGTCTCCGTGAGGTGAAGAGTCTCGATAACGTTCCAGCTTATGTAGAGGATACAGGTGAAGTGAACTGGCTTGTTGAAGATGCGGTAGAGCAGGAGATCCCAATTCCGGCTATTACGCAGTCGGTTTTAGAGCTCTTTAAATCGAGGGGGCGGGCTGACGATACATACAGAGCAATAGCGATTATGCGCCACGGCTTCGGTGGTCACCCCTACGGGCCGGGCAAGTATATTGCGGATGAACGCAAGTCTAGCCGAGTAGGTTCTATCTAG
- a CDS encoding pentapeptide repeat-containing protein gives MRYANLESANLRYANLESANLRYANLESANLESANLRYANLWSANLWSANLTKGSVTKEQLKDAVNADLINWCDPI, from the coding sequence CTGAGGTATGCGAACCTTGAGTCTGCGAACCTGAGGTATGCGAACCTTGAGTCTGCGAACCTGAGGTATGCGAACCTTGAGTCTGCGAACCTTGAGTCTGCGAACCTGAGGTATGCGAACCTATGGTCTGCGAACCTATGGTCTGCGAACCTGACCAAAGGCTCAGTCACTAAAGAACAACTCAAAGACGCAGTCAACGCCGACCTAATCAATTGGTGTGACCCTATCTAA